One Luteibacter aegosomaticola genomic window carries:
- a CDS encoding CPBP family intramembrane glutamic endopeptidase produces MQTKSTWKPVAFFLAWLVVLSAPVDLLAWHAGASTAMLSRMVMWCPGIAAILTAFRFRVSSEELGLCLPEGKSVWVGYFAPWLYAVPVYVVTWILVKDAFDWAVFARAQAGPYRMEAHQGLFAMAFGVPSTLTFGLLSTIMWALGEELGWRGFLAPAFTSRLGPTASGLIVGAIWAVWHYPMLLGAGYNAGTAHLYATVCFTLMVISLGVLLSWMRLVTGSVWPCVIVHASHNTLVQGVLDAMTSHTGRAPWVTTEFGAGMAVTVALVATAYVWWARRSRTRKALA; encoded by the coding sequence GTGCAAACCAAGTCCACATGGAAGCCGGTCGCCTTCTTCCTCGCATGGCTGGTCGTCCTGAGCGCACCGGTGGATCTCCTTGCATGGCATGCGGGGGCGAGCACGGCGATGCTCTCCCGGATGGTGATGTGGTGTCCTGGGATTGCGGCAATCCTGACTGCATTTCGCTTCAGGGTGTCGTCTGAAGAGCTCGGGCTCTGTTTACCCGAGGGAAAGTCGGTGTGGGTGGGCTACTTTGCCCCATGGTTGTATGCCGTTCCCGTCTATGTCGTGACCTGGATCCTCGTCAAGGACGCGTTTGACTGGGCCGTTTTCGCTCGGGCGCAGGCGGGGCCGTATCGCATGGAGGCCCACCAGGGCCTTTTTGCAATGGCGTTTGGCGTGCCTTCGACGCTCACCTTCGGACTTCTCTCGACGATCATGTGGGCTCTCGGCGAGGAGCTCGGTTGGCGTGGCTTCCTTGCGCCGGCATTCACTTCACGCTTGGGGCCCACCGCCTCGGGCCTCATTGTGGGAGCGATCTGGGCGGTCTGGCACTACCCGATGCTTCTTGGCGCAGGGTACAACGCGGGTACGGCTCATCTCTACGCGACCGTCTGCTTCACCCTCATGGTCATTTCCCTCGGCGTCTTGCTGTCCTGGATGCGGCTCGTCACCGGCAGCGTCTGGCCGTGCGTCATTGTGCACGCAAGCCACAACACCCTCGTGCAGGGCGTTCTTGATGCCATGACCTCGCATACAGGTCGGGCGCCCTGGGTAACCACCGAGTTCGGCGCCGGCATGGCGGTGACCGTTGCCCTTGTCGCCACTGCGTATGTCTGGTGGGCCCGGCGCTCCCGGACGCGGAAGGCCTTGGCTTGA
- a CDS encoding response regulator, with protein sequence MPAIMPLRQMPRIVGFEVPPLKAVVDVVRDAPIVGLLSRPPSDLWLDAFAVEAARLRTSLTDALVSIEDDHVLFFASASNARARCHAVRTMVLEVSKRAITGPNTRRPDAPVLAVTPQAGRRRVLVVEADEVLREVTSELLAGAAWQVTGVTGGDAAARALEAGAIDVVLADIDLMEDGHGLELAGFVRQRWPQTGIVVLTGRHETAKLKMPEGTFVLAKPHQRRQLLAALDLASGPSTS encoded by the coding sequence GTGCCCGCCATCATGCCCCTCCGCCAGATGCCCCGCATTGTCGGATTTGAGGTTCCCCCGCTCAAGGCGGTGGTGGACGTGGTGCGCGACGCGCCCATCGTCGGCCTCCTGAGCCGGCCGCCCTCCGACCTCTGGCTCGATGCCTTTGCCGTCGAGGCAGCCCGCCTTCGCACGAGCCTGACCGATGCCCTGGTATCCATCGAGGACGACCACGTCCTGTTTTTCGCCTCGGCCTCCAACGCGCGTGCCCGGTGCCATGCCGTGCGCACAATGGTGCTGGAGGTCAGCAAACGGGCCATTACCGGCCCGAATACCCGGCGGCCGGACGCTCCCGTATTGGCGGTGACGCCGCAGGCCGGCAGGCGTCGGGTACTCGTGGTCGAGGCGGACGAGGTTCTTCGTGAGGTCACCTCCGAGCTTCTGGCAGGTGCCGCGTGGCAGGTGACTGGGGTTACGGGGGGTGATGCGGCAGCCAGGGCGTTGGAGGCAGGCGCCATTGATGTCGTCCTCGCCGACATCGACCTCATGGAGGACGGTCACGGCCTCGAGCTTGCCGGGTTCGTCCGCCAGCGATGGCCGCAAACCGGCATTGTCGTCCTCACCGGTCGCCATGAGACCGCAAAGCTTAAGATGCCCGAGGGCACGTTCGTGCTCGCCAAACCCCATCAGCGGCGCCAGTTGCTGGCGGCGCTTGATCTTGCCAGTGGCCCGAGCACCAGCTAG
- a CDS encoding YoaK family protein translates to MVPVFPRWTWLWVLLLPMVAGSVNVTALLFLRHGGITHLTGVTTEAAAGVGRHDAALLAHAALVICLYCLGCAASGYVHRLPRWVPTGRASVLLACEACLIAVAADKDLSRLSSLACLALAMGLQNGLTTVVSGALLRTSHLTGMFTDAAVAVGQSLGGLNWDRRRVGLCVTVIAGFLAGGVLAAAGFTTAGLSILWFPATVAGVVAAATLGLSIRHAARAQSP, encoded by the coding sequence ATGGTCCCGGTGTTTCCCCGCTGGACGTGGTTGTGGGTTCTCCTGCTGCCCATGGTTGCGGGTTCCGTCAACGTCACCGCGCTCCTGTTTCTCCGCCATGGCGGCATCACCCACCTGACAGGGGTGACCACGGAAGCCGCCGCTGGTGTTGGCCGTCATGATGCGGCCTTGCTCGCCCATGCTGCGCTTGTCATCTGCCTGTATTGCCTTGGTTGCGCAGCGAGTGGCTATGTCCACCGTCTGCCGAGGTGGGTCCCCACCGGTCGCGCATCGGTGCTGCTTGCCTGCGAGGCATGCCTCATCGCGGTTGCGGCCGACAAGGATCTTTCCCGGTTGTCCAGCCTTGCGTGCCTTGCCCTCGCCATGGGTCTGCAAAACGGCCTGACCACGGTTGTCTCCGGCGCTTTGCTGCGCACGTCGCATCTGACCGGCATGTTCACGGACGCTGCTGTCGCGGTGGGGCAATCCTTGGGCGGTTTGAATTGGGATCGGCGACGCGTGGGACTGTGCGTCACAGTCATTGCCGGTTTCCTTGCCGGTGGCGTGCTGGCCGCCGCAGGGTTCACGACGGCGGGACTTTCGATCCTCTGGTTTCCAGCGACGGTGGCCGGCGTCGTTGCTGCAGCGACCTTGGGTCTGTCCATTCGGCACGCCGCGCGCGCCCAGAGCCCGTGA